The proteins below are encoded in one region of Micromonospora sp. DSM 45708:
- a CDS encoding SDR family NAD(P)-dependent oxidoreductase, with amino-acid sequence MNALAGRRVLVTGARGTFGRRLGAALTAAGAHVIGLDLHADADATPPVLGVDLTDPAATPDAVAAAVTRLGGLDLLINNAGVGGPAPAELPPDEVVRRQIEVNLLAAWRTTAAALPALEAAHGRVVFVASRMAVLPLPLAAAYGVSKRALVAYADALRHEVGTHVGVTVVYPSMVASPIHDSTVAAGLSLSGVSRPEPVEGVVAAILRAAAARRAPRDVATTRRGRLELAVARHAPALADRLVRRTVAGRVAAGDLDGATLAAGMLRRHRQGGR; translated from the coding sequence GTGAACGCGCTGGCCGGCCGGCGGGTGCTGGTCACCGGCGCACGCGGCACGTTCGGCCGGCGCCTCGGCGCCGCGCTGACCGCCGCCGGCGCGCACGTGATCGGGCTGGACCTGCACGCCGACGCCGACGCCACGCCACCGGTGCTCGGCGTCGACCTGACCGACCCGGCGGCCACACCCGACGCGGTGGCCGCCGCCGTCACGCGGCTCGGCGGGCTGGACCTGCTGATCAACAACGCCGGCGTCGGTGGGCCCGCCCCCGCCGAACTGCCCCCGGACGAGGTGGTACGCCGGCAGATCGAGGTGAACCTGCTCGCCGCCTGGCGGACCACCGCCGCGGCGCTGCCCGCCCTGGAGGCCGCCCACGGCCGGGTGGTCTTCGTGGCCAGCCGGATGGCCGTGCTGCCGCTGCCCCTCGCCGCCGCGTACGGGGTGAGCAAACGCGCGCTGGTCGCGTACGCCGACGCGCTGCGCCACGAGGTCGGCACCCACGTCGGGGTCACCGTCGTCTACCCCAGCATGGTCGCCTCCCCGATCCACGACAGCACCGTCGCGGCCGGGCTGTCGCTGAGCGGCGTGTCCCGCCCGGAGCCGGTCGAGGGCGTGGTCGCGGCGATCCTGCGCGCCGCCGCCGCCCGCCGCGCGCCCCGGGACGTGGCCACCACCCGGCGCGGCCGGCTGGAGCTGGCGGTGGCCCGGCACGCGCCGGCGCTGGCCGACCGGCTGGTGCGGCGGACCGTCGCCGGGCGCGTCGCCGCCGGGGACCTGGACGGCGCGACGCTGGCCGCCGGGATGCTCCGCCGGCACCGGCAGGGCGGCCGGTAG